Proteins encoded together in one Micromonospora kangleipakensis window:
- a CDS encoding carbohydrate kinase family protein, whose translation MGYAVVLGEALVDLLDAEYEGQPVYRQAIGGGPLNVAVAVARLGGDVQFVGSLGDDALADRIRAFLRAAGVGLAGTVTVPAPTALAVATFAGPEPDFRFYGEPRSYALLTADHLDVALVEGADVLYCGSVVLLDPPVRAAARRAWSIAGALRVFDPNVRLRLLGRPGALARLREVVAEFAASAHLVKLSTADAEVLYPGEPVEGVAAYLRELGAGTVVVTLGAAGALVAAGPDVVRIPAPKVRAVDATGAGDSVMGALIADLLVDGEPADPAGWQQRVAFALRVAALVCESSGGAVAMPTRAEVSRRFTD comes from the coding sequence ATGGGTTACGCGGTGGTGCTCGGCGAGGCGCTGGTCGACCTGCTCGACGCCGAATACGAGGGGCAGCCCGTCTACCGACAGGCGATCGGCGGCGGCCCGCTCAACGTGGCCGTGGCGGTGGCCCGGCTCGGCGGGGACGTCCAGTTCGTCGGGTCGCTCGGCGACGACGCGCTCGCCGACCGGATCCGCGCCTTCCTGCGCGCCGCCGGGGTCGGGCTGGCCGGCACGGTGACCGTACCGGCGCCGACCGCCCTGGCCGTGGCCACCTTCGCCGGCCCCGAACCGGACTTCCGCTTCTACGGCGAGCCGCGGTCGTACGCGCTGCTCACCGCCGACCACCTGGACGTGGCGCTGGTCGAGGGCGCCGACGTGCTCTACTGCGGATCGGTCGTGCTGCTCGACCCGCCGGTGCGCGCCGCGGCGCGTCGGGCCTGGTCGATCGCCGGCGCGCTGCGGGTGTTCGACCCGAACGTCCGGCTCCGACTGCTGGGCAGGCCGGGGGCCCTCGCGCGGCTGCGGGAGGTGGTGGCCGAGTTCGCCGCCAGCGCGCACCTGGTCAAGCTCAGCACCGCCGACGCCGAGGTGCTCTACCCCGGTGAGCCGGTCGAGGGGGTCGCCGCGTACCTGCGCGAGTTGGGCGCGGGGACCGTCGTGGTCACCCTCGGCGCGGCCGGGGCGCTGGTCGCCGCCGGCCCCGACGTGGTACGGATTCCTGCGCCGAAGGTCCGGGCGGTGGACGCCACCGGCGCCGGCGACTCGGTGATGGGCGCGCTCATCGCCGACCTGCTCGTCGACGGCGAGCCCGCGGACCCGGCCGGCTGGCAGCAGCGGGTGGCCTTCGCCCTGCGGGTGGCCGCGCTGGTCTGCGAGTCTTCCGGCGGGGCCGTCGCCATGCCCACCCGCGCCGAGGTGTCGCGGCGGTTCACCGACTGA